cctcagggatcCCTCTTattttatggcacattattgaataagcgcaccattctcatcttttcttttacatttattacgCAGTGTTTTTTGACCACACTACTAAGTGGTTGCAGTTAATTCACGGTCACTATAcatgtactatatatttttttctgagtttattttcactatattcactGGAGGCTGATGTATATTTtcttaataataactaactattaaattataagtatttgaatttcctttcaaatttggctgttagtgaacgtaacggaTATGAATTtgtctgaagttacgaattatccaaaataatgaatgccgcatctaaacaaatgaaacggaacaaactaataataaataataataataatgataaaaagttattataattattattattgttatttattattatagatttattacattccatttgtttagatacggcattcgttatttcggataattcgtaactttgtatAAATTTGTATCCGTTACGTTCAGTAACAGTAACATTTTAAAGGAaaatccaatacctataatttaatagttagtaatagttttgttattattagttaccgtatatactcgagtataagccgacccggatataagcagaggcacctaattttaccacaaaaaaacagggaaaacgtattgactcgagaataagcctagggtgtccatctgcatgcctcactgtggccataactagactgacgtttaacatgggagtctatggaaggggtgcccgggttggtttgaaaaatcagtgctatccagccgtaggtcccccagacaacaaactttacacacttataggtagattcaggtacctatgcctaacgacttacgcaaacgacgtaaaaaattcgaatttcgacgcgggaacggcggccatacttgacattactattccaatagggcctagctctaactttacgcggcctatctcttacgtaaacggcgtaaaagtactgcgtcggccgggcatacgttcgtgaatcggagtatctcctcatttacatattctacgcggaccgcaatggaagcgccacctagcggccatccaaaaaattgcaatctaagataggacggcgcaagccgtcgtatcttagatatgtttaagcgtatctctgtttgagcatacgcttaagcataagtcggcgtagattctgagttaggtcggcttatctactgataagtcggcctaactcttactgaatctacctattatagaggagaaatggggctacatgtgtgtcaaGTTCAAGTGTGTCAAGTGTGTCAAGTTCCGGgtcctgtttaacatgggagtctatggggtgcccggctttaaaaaatcggtgctcaccggccataggtcccccggacaacaaactttgcacacttgtagagtggGGCTTAATgtgtaccaggtccccaaagtccgggagatcaggcgcaaaaaggtgactcgagtataagccgagggaggcattttcagcacaaagaaagtgctgaaaaactcggcttatactcgagtatatacggtagttattaTTTCAGCTTTTCTAGTTTTGGGGTTTTTGgattttccgaatttcgaatttacgaaatttacaaatttaaaaatttcttaaacgggttttcgttatatttccgaattaacgaatttgtggaaattcgtaaaaaaaaaaacgaattcggaacaaaactaattgcacGTGTCTAATTCAAatatccattttgtttgggagattaCACACACAATTTCAACCGTATATTTAACAGCCTAAAAGGGAGAAAATAAGTGATGTTCCACGTTAGggataacaaacactttaatggaaTAAAAACACTGATTCCTCTAAGGATTTACGATGGGCACAGCTGCAGGCTGTCGGCAAGGGATTTTTAATTGGTGGTATTTTCAACTGTATATAACATCTAGTGAATAGCAATGAATTAAACGGAattgttttctttattatttacttattttgcaTATATATAGCTTATCTAACATTGCCTATCCTTTAATAACCATAGTACTGCTGCTGCAGAGAGCTCCACAGGGCATCCTACTGCCCCTCCGCCAAACCACACTAATTCatcctgctgtttgggcccccctgtgtgcccgggccctctacaggaggactggtggtccccctctatcagcggccctgactcCCAGTAAGGTTTCTATATCCCGGCATGCAGGAATGACTATAATGAACAACAGTATTGTGACAGATTTTATTCTCCTTGGATTTACAGACCTTGTTTCCATCCAAATCATTCTATTTTATGCATTTCTTGTCATTTATGTGCTAACCCTATCAGGAAATGTAGCTATCATTGCTACAACTTCATTCAGCATGGAGCTCCATTCTCCCATGTATTTCTTCCTGAGCAATTTATCTTTACTTGAGATATTTTATACCTCGGTCACCATTCCAAAAATGCTTCAAAATGTTCTTCTCGACACTAATTCTATCTCCTTCGTTGCCTGCGTTGTCCAGACGTATTTATTTATAGCTCTGGGCAGCATTGAATGCTCCTTGCTTGCCGTTATGGCTTATGACCGGTATTTGGCCATCTGTGACCCCCTGCATTATGTGACCGTCATGGACCGTCCTACTCGTCTTGTTTTAGCCTTGAGCTCTTGGATCAGTGGGTTCATCAACTCTATGGTCCACACCACCTGTACCTTCCAGCACAATTTCTGTTCCTCTAATGTCATCAACCAGTTCTTTTGTGACATCCGACCCTTGTTGAGTTTGGCTTGTGATGACACGCTATCTACCGAGATAGTACTCACTGTCGTTGGTGGAGGATATGGCGTTGGCTCTTTTATTTTGACTCTGATATCTTATATCCACATTATTTCCACCATACTGAAGATCAGGTCTAGGAAAGGACAGCGGAAAGCCTTTTCCACCTGTGCCTCTCATCTGATTGTTGTCTCCTTGTTTTATGGCACTTCACTCTTCGCCTATCCTAGACGTAGCTCAAAACAAACCACCGACCAGCAGAAAATAGCGCCAGTGATTTACGCGGTGGTCACACCCACGCTCAATCCGTTTATTTATACGATGAGGAACAAAGAGTTTAAGACTGTGCTAAGAAACATGATTGggagaaagctgccaaaagtTACTTTGTTCACACATGGACATTCATAGGTGACTGAAGATAGAAGCCATAGAAGTCAGCCTACCCAATACAGAAACTTTCGCCATGGATAGATGCCGGTGGGTTTAACCCCCGTGgcgtatgattatttcagaaaaaaggtgctgaaagcggtaccattatttgcaaggaaatttggcgttttatactgtaggcctgtaattcttaggaataactcacttaaatctgaccaaacaagagtctagtaagcatcccgggtatgaaattttttaaaaacaaaattataaattataatataataaataattataaccaattataacaaataataatataattataataaaaattattcaataatgtaatcaacttaaaatcactgaaatttgctcagttgcagaattgtcgctgtcattacttttatttttttatgacggatttccccacaaatcgctatcgcacaattctgcaagtgattataatttattatcgctgttttctagctgctctaaaaccatttttgacaaaaagggacacttttggttgctatggacaatctacagtttccaggcagaaagaacagtttttattatatacaagtacatgcaggacactgggcagaccactagggacaaggggggtgtgtattttttacatacagtactgtaatctatacgattacagtatactgtatgcattgtgtttgtttacctttttgaatttggtgccgttctccgcccccgtgcgtcgtaacgtcgcagggaacggagatcggcggcacacagaggcactgtgtgaatcgagcgaggtcccgctcgctcacacagcgcggtggcatcgctggatccagagacaaggtaagtaaaccatgcctgtggattctgcgaggcgagcccgagtctgactcggggttaccgatcgtagcccaaaaatctcagcccgagtcagactcgggaataccgccaggggggtaaagtggttgtaaaccgctccttacaacttgcacctacaggtaagcctagactaaggcttacctgtaggtgcaagaaatatctccttaacctacacggttaaggagatatttgcagcaaGGACTGGACCGATGTCCTTCAGCACATGCGCGCcgtatacaacggcgcaggcgcactgagcgtgccgtgttTGCCAATGGTATAattcatagcatactagctcattatgaagtacttacctgagatctaaGCCCCCGCATCGGTGCTCAGTCACCTCCTCTGTCTGCTGCATCTCTTCACGAGTCACTTCCTCATatcacggctccggcgctgtgactagccggagccgcgatgacgtcactcccacgcatgcgtgcgGGTGCCACCACTAACGGCACACTCAGTGTGCCTGCGCGctgttgtctatggcgcatgcgccgtagacattggtgcctttcttttgcaaatatctcccaaactgtgtaggtttaggagctATTTTTTtgcgcctacaggtaagccttaatctaggcgtatctgtaggttaaagtggtctgtgaagccctgtacacacgatcggatatctgatggaatctaatctgatggatttttttttcgtcggatatccgatgaagctgaagtTCGTTAGTctccacaccatcagtcaaaaatccaactgtgtacaaacgcggtgacgtaaaacactacgacgtgctgagaaaaatgaagttcaatgtttctgagcatgcgtcgacttgattctgagtatgcttggatttttgaccgaaggacttccacacagacgattgtttttttctatcgtttttttatccatagggaaaatttaaaacatgttttttatttttttcaccgatggaaaacaaacggatggggcccacacacgatcggcttgtccgatgaaaacagtccatccgtctgttttcaccggacaaaccaatcgtgtgtacagggcttcagggtttacaaccactttaatcagccACTGTTGGTTAGATCTACACATTAGGGATTAAGCATTAAAACAGaagaattttttatatttttttggccaaacatttttacctaggtggatgctagacatgtgcacacggaaatattttgttttggaatttcattttcgtccgaaaaataaatgtatttaggttactcccgaaattagtttttatttatttattttcgttaaaatttgcattcgtccgaaaatttgaatgaattaaggtcgaatctgtcatttgaaggcttatggtgtctgtcgaatgttctaaaaagattcgatgaagcagctaaactgtaagacgccgcgatcgtacatttccggtcgaatgctccgcccacaagctatagtagaattataatgttgtatgactagtaatagttatatttattaattattattactagtcaaccaacattagaattcttctatagcctatgggccgagcatttgaccatgaATGTCCGTTTGTGGCGATcgaatgtttttagctgcttcgtcgaatcttcatgtctaatgttgaatcttttctctctatgtcaaatcttcatgtctctataatgttgaatcttttctctctgtgtcgaatcttcatgtctctataatgtcgaatcttttctctctgtcgaatcttcatgtctctataatgtcgattcttttctctctgtcgaatcttcatgtctctataatgtcgaatcttttctctctgtcgaatcttcatgtctctataatgtcgattcttttctctctatgtcgaatcttcgtgtctctataatgtcgaatcttttctctctatgtcgaatcttttctctctatgtcgaatcttcatatctctataatgtcgaatcttcatgtctctataatgtcgaatcttcatgtctctataatgtcgaatcttcatgtctctataatgttgaatcttttctctctatgtcgaatcttcatgtctttataatgtcgaatcttttctctctatgtcgaatcttcatgtctctataatgttaaatcttttttctctatgtcgaatcttttctctctatgtcgaatcttcatgtctccatAATGTCgagtcttttctctctatgtcgaatcttcatgtctctataatgtcgaatcttttctctctatgtcgaatcttcatgtctctataatgttgaatcttttctctctatgtcgaatcttcatgtctttataatgtcgaatcttttctctctatatgtcgaatcttcatgtctctataatgtcgaatcttttctctctatgtcgaatcttcatgtctttataatgtcgaatcttttctctctatgtcgaatcttcatgtctctataatgtcgaatcttttctctctatgtcgaatcttcatgtctctataatgttgaatcttttctctctatgtcgaatcttttctctctatgtcgaatcttcatgtctttataatgtcgaatcttttctctctttttttgaatcttcatgtctctataatgttgaatcttttctctctatgtcgaatcttcatgtctctataatgtcgaatcttttctctctatgtcgaatcttcatgtctctataatgttgaatcttttctctctatgtcgaataatctcggactaatagagttaggttagacacattcaaccgcaggttcgatagacacagatctctATTGTCACcataatgtcgaatcttctatctgtatcgaactgttgtcgcaacaaaatgaaaataaagcattttttatgttggatctttcggatttcggattctgctcaTTCGTTATGGTTTGTTAAAATTAaagtgaaaatcccagaaatttgtacgaaaatgcattcggacgaaaaacgAATGCACGTGTctagtggatgcagcatcggtctgatgctgcatctgtcccctgtgcGCTGCCAACTCTTCACTGAGAACCAAGTAATCGAACATtgccaatggctcggttctctcacctccccAAGAAGAGCAGGCAGCAGCTCTTTTGCTCTGCTCCTCTACGCTCACtggattgattttgaatagagaaagaaaagccggacgaggcttaacacagaGTTAAGCCTCGTTAAATCACGTTTCTCGGCGTCTgacgtctttacagctctaacgctggagcttcagaacgcactggtcctggtttttttttgcagcttaaaaacggctcagccatttacagctcaaaaacgtcatggtgggcgtGAGACCATAGTCTAACATGGAGAGccctttttaagctgcaaaaaacactcagaaaagtggctgtaaaaatgtccgtggacatgaggccttaaagtggaggtttaccctcaaaaaaattctgacatcacatggagtcgagccatcctaccgacagaatgccagtgtttttttttttttttctcagcacatacctcgttatc
This sequence is a window from Rana temporaria chromosome 10, aRanTem1.1, whole genome shotgun sequence. Protein-coding genes within it:
- the LOC120916125 gene encoding olfactory receptor 5V1-like, encoding MTIMNNSIVTDFILLGFTDLVSIQIILFYAFLVIYVLTLSGNVAIIATTSFSMELHSPMYFFLSNLSLLEIFYTSVTIPKMLQNVLLDTNSISFVACVVQTYLFIALGSIECSLLAVMAYDRYLAICDPLHYVTVMDRPTRLVLALSSWISGFINSMVHTTCTFQHNFCSSNVINQFFCDIRPLLSLACDDTLSTEIVLTVVGGGYGVGSFILTLISYIHIISTILKIRSRKGQRKAFSTCASHLIVVSLFYGTSLFAYPRRSSKQTTDQQKIAPVIYAVVTPTLNPFIYTMRNKEFKTVLRNMIGRKLPKVTLFTHGHS